The Amaranthus tricolor cultivar Red isolate AtriRed21 chromosome 6, ASM2621246v1, whole genome shotgun sequence genome has a segment encoding these proteins:
- the LOC130814510 gene encoding DNA-directed RNA polymerase III subunit rpc4-like, with product MVKTLVCVLLGLRFLYFLGISMDADKSSSSGRKHRFTPKVPSQRKTRSTVSKKEKAEEEDDLETKQQLLQRFSERGNRTHRPKVEDKVQPTFIHGAKRATSALGSIVPNDGSFQQTSELELMDLDDSIEQSVSSLSVVGPSALKQRPTDASVPKSKEYREPWNYESTYYPTTLPWRRPYSGDPDILDEAEFGEGAMYSEYQESTLRPATELGFLNPDETSENVRLLFLQFPPSLPAIKRSASVKGKEIEGNSGPSGHKVPMTMNTGAKRSPTTGTSQQSCSFNDLSAGQMGKLLVYKSGAVKLKLGEFLYDVSPGSDCSFAQDAVAFNTKQKDCCCVRSLDKRAIVTPDIESLLNSVTDL from the exons ATGGTCAAAACATTAGTATGCGTTTTACTTGGTCTCAG ATTTCTGTACTTTCTTGGAATTTCAATGGATGCAGATAAATCATCTTCTTCAGGTCGAAAG CATAGATTTACTCCAAAAGTTCCGTCACAGCGAAAGACCAGATCAACTGTTTCTAAAAA AGAAAAGGCAGAGGAAGAGGATGATCTCGAAACCAAGCAGCAATTGCTACAGCGTTTCAGTGAACGT GGCAATCGTACACACCGGCCCAAAGTTGAGGATAAAG TACAACCCACATTCATTCATGGGGCAAAGCGAGCTACTTCTGCCTTGGGGTCAATTGTTCCTAATGATGGAAGTTTCCAACAGACTAGTGAATTAGAGTTGATGGACTTGGATGACAGTATCGAGCAGTCTGTTTCGTCACTATCTGTAGTTGGACCAAGTGCACTAAAACAGAGACCAACTGATGCTTCAGTCCCTAAAAGCAAGGAGTACAGAGAACCTTGG AACTATGAAAGTACTTATTATCCAACAACACTTCCTTGGAGGAGGCCATACTCTGGTGATCCAG ACATTCTTGATGAAGCTGAATTTGGGGAAGGTGCAATGTATTCCGAATACCAGGAAAGCACCCTACGTCCTGCAACAGAACTTGGATTTCTG AATCCAGATGAAACTAGTGAAAATGTTAGACTACTGTTTCTCCAATTTCCTCCGTCTCTCCCAGCCATCAAGCGATCTGCGTCCGTTAAGGGGAAGGAAATAGAAGGCAATTCAGGACCGTCAGGTCACAAGGTTCCGATGACAATGAACACAGGGGCAAAGAGATCACCTACAACTGGTACCTCACAACAAAGTTGCAGTTTCAACGATTTGTCTGCAGGACAGATGGGGAAGTTGCTTGTCTACAAGAGCGGAGCTGTCAAACTTAAACTTGGAGAATTCCTTTATGAT GTTTCACCTGGATCAGATTGCTCTTTTGCCCAAGACGCAGTCGCCTTCAATACCAAACAGAAGGACTGTTGTTGTGTCAGAAGCCTTGATAAGCGAGCCATTGTGACCCCTGACATAGAGTCTCTCTTGAATAGCGTGACCGACCTTTAG
- the LOC130814509 gene encoding probable sodium/metabolite cotransporter BASS4, chloroplastic has protein sequence MAGTSLVALYFKPSLSPCSFPPPKISCNSKFPNDINFRSCSNSLHSIQNPSFFQWKPKLNSSRIKAAASSSQPQPANDGGNKQSGDLLKWVRPCLEIASNNFLPLALIGGVFLGLAYPSLGCFVDRYYLSKVSTFCIFIISGLTLRSQEIGAAKEAWPVGIFGLASILLLTPAFARLILQLNLQPPEFVTGLAIFACMPTTLSSGVSLTLLAGGNFALALAMTVISNLLGILVVPFTITKLVAAGVGISIPTKQLLRSLVVTLLIPLMLGKIVRESFNGVAHFADNNRKLLSNMNALFLGLVPWIQVSKSRSLLLMVNPTSFLLAIGLGVILHFTLLAFNALAIKIFSSISGGKSVFANKRNAVALILVASQKTLPVMVAVVDKLGGAFGAPGLLILPCIAAHLNQIILDSFLVNSLLRSDHVVHPAKGA, from the exons ATGGCGGGAACATCCCTTGTAGCTCTATATTTCAAACCCTCACTCTCACCTTGCTCTTTTCCTCCTCCTAAAATCAGCTGCAATTCTAAGTTTCCCAACGATATTAATTTCAGATCATGTTCCAATTCATTACATTCTATTCAAAATCCATCTTTTTTTCAATGGAAACCTAAATTGAATTCATCGCGAATTAAAGCTGCTGCATCATCATCTCAACCTCAGCCT GCAAATGATGGTGGAAATAAACAATCTGGGGATTTGTTGAAATGGGTCCGGCCGTGTCTTGAGATTGCTTCCAACAACTTTCTGCCATTag CTTTGATTGGTGGTGTTTTTCTTGGACTTGCATATCCTAGCCTTGGATGTTTTGTTGATAGATATTACTTGTCAAAAGTGAGCACATTTTGCATATTTATAATCTCAG GTTTGACATTACGTAGTCAAGAAATTGGAGCAGCTAAAGAAGCATGGCCTGTTGGGATTTTTGGGCTG GCTTCTATTTTGTTATTGACCCCGGCATTTGCTAGATTAATCTTGCAACTTAATCTTCAGCCTCCTGAATTTGTTACAG GATTAGCAATATTTGCTTGCATGCCGACTACCTTGTCAAGTGGGGTGTCCCTAACTCTG CTAGCTGGCGGAAATTTTGCATTGGCTCTGGCAATGACCGTGATATCTAATTTACTAGGAATTCTTGTT GTGCCATTTACAATAACAAAGTTGGTAGCTGCTGGTGTTGGTATATCAATTCCAACTAAGCAATTACTAAGGAGCCTTGTTGTCACACTGTTGATTCCGTTGATGTTGGGAAAG ATTGTTCGAGAATCATTCAATG GTGTGGCGCATTTTGCTGACAATAACCGCAAGCTTCTTTCGAATATGAATGCTCTTTTTCTTGGTCTT GTTCCTTGGATACAAGTGAGCAAATCAAGGTCACTGCTATTGATGGTTAATCCTACTAGCTTCCTTTTAGCTATAGGCCTTGGAGT TATTCTGCACTTCACCCTGCTAGCTTTCAATGCTCTGGCTATAAAGATCTTTTCATCGATTTCCGGTGGCAAGTCGGTCTTTGCCAACAAACGAAACGCCGTTGCTCTGATTTTAGTTGCAAGCCAG AAAACCCTACCCGTCATGGTAGCAGTGGTAGACAAGCTTGGTGGTGCTTTTGGTGCTCCGGGTTTGCTAATTCTACCTTGCATTGCAGCACATCTAAATCAG ATAATTTTGGATTCatttcttgttaattctttgcTTCGAAGTGATCACGTAGTTCATCCAGCGAAAGGTGCCTAA